A window from Thermomonas aquatica encodes these proteins:
- a CDS encoding DUF6445 family protein → MNRPLPPLRILPYRKPTEGRDYWVFDDVLPNAGDVRERCMAKQDWALGFPHTGESWPGRRALPALEADELSLVEGRVRAATGMKRLWVQNTPDGKTLNHNCVQVVGEREAGARPHTDSRALCRYAGVLYLTPDAPQDCGTSFYRQRMPSGQLGGNTVNKPHNTLVDALGTRFVPPDAFVEDVRVPNRFNRLLVYSAAMIHSATAYCGEVLADERMAAVFFWMGA, encoded by the coding sequence ATGAACCGCCCCTTGCCGCCCCTGCGCATCCTGCCCTACCGCAAGCCCACCGAAGGGCGCGACTACTGGGTGTTCGACGACGTCCTGCCGAACGCGGGCGACGTGCGCGAACGCTGCATGGCCAAGCAGGACTGGGCGCTGGGCTTCCCGCATACCGGCGAGAGCTGGCCCGGGCGCCGCGCGTTGCCGGCGCTGGAAGCGGACGAACTGTCGCTGGTCGAAGGCCGGGTGCGCGCCGCCACCGGCATGAAGCGGTTGTGGGTGCAAAACACCCCCGACGGCAAGACGCTCAACCACAACTGCGTGCAGGTCGTCGGCGAACGCGAGGCGGGTGCGCGCCCGCACACCGATTCGCGCGCGCTGTGCCGCTATGCCGGCGTGCTCTACCTCACGCCCGACGCGCCGCAGGATTGCGGCACCAGCTTCTATCGCCAGCGCATGCCCAGCGGCCAGCTCGGCGGCAACACGGTGAACAAGCCGCACAACACGCTGGTCGACGCATTGGGCACCCGCTTCGTGCCGCCGGACGCGTTCGTGGAGGACGTGCGCGTGCCGAACCGCTTCAACCGCCTGCTGGTCTACAGCGCGGCGATGATCCACAGCGCCACCGCCTATTGCGGCGAAGTGCTCGCCGACGAGCGGATGGCGGCGGTGTTCTTCTGGATGGGCGCCTAG
- the tpiA gene encoding triose-phosphate isomerase encodes MRRKIVAGNWKLHGDRAFAHGLLDAVASAPAAAGVELVILPPLPYLCELISQFARRGLDFGAQDVSANAKGAYTGEVSASMLVDIGAKYGLVGHSERRQHHRETSELVAAKFVAAKNAGLAPIVCVGESLHEREAGQTEWRIEEQLQAVFDAAGPQAFAGAVIAYEPVWAIGTGRTASPEQAQEVHAFIRGEVAARDATIAGSLPILYGGSVKPDNAASLFAQADVDGGLIGGASLVAADFLAIASAAAA; translated from the coding sequence ATGCGCCGCAAGATCGTCGCCGGGAACTGGAAACTGCATGGCGATCGCGCCTTCGCCCACGGCTTGCTGGATGCCGTGGCATCCGCGCCGGCCGCGGCGGGCGTCGAACTGGTGATCCTGCCGCCGCTGCCCTACCTCTGCGAGCTGATCTCGCAATTCGCCAGGCGCGGGCTGGATTTCGGCGCGCAGGACGTCAGCGCCAATGCCAAGGGCGCCTATACCGGCGAGGTTTCGGCCTCGATGCTGGTCGATATCGGGGCGAAGTACGGCCTGGTCGGCCATTCCGAGCGCCGCCAGCACCACCGGGAAACCAGCGAGCTGGTGGCGGCCAAGTTCGTCGCCGCCAAGAACGCCGGCCTGGCCCCGATCGTGTGCGTGGGCGAATCCCTGCACGAGCGCGAGGCAGGGCAGACCGAGTGGCGGATCGAGGAGCAGTTGCAGGCCGTGTTCGACGCCGCGGGCCCGCAGGCGTTCGCCGGGGCGGTCATCGCCTACGAACCGGTCTGGGCGATCGGGACCGGCCGGACCGCCAGCCCGGAACAGGCGCAGGAGGTGCATGCGTTCATCCGTGGCGAGGTGGCCGCGCGCGATGCTACAATCGCCGGCTCGCTGCCGATCCTGTACGGCGGCAGCGTGAAGCCCGACAACGCGGCCAGCCTGTTCGCCCAGGCCGACGTCGACGGCGGGCTGATCGGCGGCGCCTCGCTCGTCGCCGCGGATTTCCTGGCCATCGCGTCCGCCGCGGCGGCCTGA
- the secG gene encoding preprotein translocase subunit SecG, translated as MWLQLVNVLYVLVAIAMIGLILMQRGAGAQAGSGFGGGASATVFGSRGASNFLTKSTKWLAIMFFAISLGMAVYASKMARQGGATPAAADLGVMGQQAPAAPAQQVPTAQVPAAAPAQQPAAPVSAPQYAQQPAAAAPAAEQAPAPAK; from the coding sequence ATGTGGCTGCAACTTGTAAACGTGCTGTACGTGCTGGTGGCGATCGCCATGATCGGCCTGATCCTGATGCAGCGCGGTGCCGGTGCGCAGGCGGGTTCGGGCTTCGGCGGCGGCGCGTCGGCCACCGTGTTCGGCTCGCGCGGCGCATCGAACTTCCTGACCAAGAGCACCAAGTGGCTGGCGATCATGTTCTTCGCCATCAGCCTGGGCATGGCCGTCTACGCCAGCAAGATGGCCCGTCAAGGCGGCGCCACGCCGGCCGCGGCGGATCTTGGCGTGATGGGCCAGCAGGCGCCCGCCGCGCCGGCACAGCAAGTGCCGACCGCGCAGGTGCCGGCCGCCGCCCCGGCGCAACAGCCGGCCGCGCCGGTCTCCGCGCCGCAGTACGCCCAGCAGCCTGCCGCTGCTGCGCCGGCCGCCGAACAGGCACCTGCCCCGGCCAAGTAA
- a CDS encoding barstar family protein: MTDSGFDLGLDDAARAGVFFVTSDDIATLGMASRDAGLLSRRIDLRGCADKATLMLRLATALDFPAGSGRNWDAASDRLRDLSWLPAPGYALLFDAAAELRDADETSFDTLLEILDEAVSDWARREIPFWAFLALPEDEFEQAE, encoded by the coding sequence GTGACCGATTCCGGTTTCGACCTGGGCCTGGACGATGCGGCCCGCGCCGGCGTGTTCTTCGTCACCAGCGACGACATCGCGACGCTCGGCATGGCGAGCCGCGACGCCGGCCTGCTGAGCCGCCGCATCGACCTGCGCGGCTGCGCCGACAAGGCGACGCTGATGCTGCGGCTGGCCACCGCACTGGACTTCCCCGCCGGCAGCGGCCGCAACTGGGATGCCGCCAGCGACCGCCTGCGCGACCTGTCCTGGCTGCCCGCGCCCGGCTACGCCTTGCTGTTCGATGCCGCCGCCGAACTGCGCGACGCCGACGAAACCAGCTTCGACACCCTGCTGGAAATCCTTGACGAAGCGGTGTCCGACTGGGCCCGGCGGGAGATCCCGTTCTGGGCCTTCCTGGCCTTGCCGGAAGACGAGTTCGAGCAGGCGGAGTGA
- a CDS encoding ribonuclease domain-containing protein, which translates to MWPRPQALPPAPAGDTVHALPGNDIALPPMADASPSAKPVEAETALPGFLPAEAHATIAMIRRGGPFPHRQDGSVFGNREGRLPRKPRGWYREYTVDTPGVEHRGARRIVTGGDPPGEWYYSDDHYDSFRRFDVAGGLQ; encoded by the coding sequence ATGTGGCCGCGCCCGCAAGCGCTTCCTCCCGCCCCCGCCGGCGACACCGTCCACGCGCTTCCCGGCAATGACATCGCCCTGCCGCCGATGGCGGATGCTTCGCCATCGGCGAAGCCGGTCGAGGCGGAAACGGCGCTCCCGGGTTTCCTGCCGGCCGAAGCGCACGCCACCATCGCCATGATCCGGCGCGGCGGCCCGTTCCCGCATCGCCAGGACGGCAGCGTGTTCGGCAACCGCGAGGGCCGCCTGCCGCGCAAGCCGCGCGGCTGGTACCGCGAATACACCGTCGACACGCCCGGCGTGGAACATCGCGGTGCGCGCCGGATCGTCACCGGCGGCGACCCGCCCGGCGAGTGGTACTACAGCGACGACCACTACGACAGTTTCCGCCGCTTCGATGTCGCGGGAGGCCTGCAGTGA
- a CDS encoding YdeI/OmpD-associated family protein, with amino-acid sequence MARDPRIDAYIERAAPFAQPILTRVRELVHEACPQVEETIKWGMPTFVHAGGILCGMAAFKQHASFGFWKHALVVGDGSPRDGMGSYGKMVTIKDLPPKKTLLAHVKKAMKLNEDGVKAPVRKSAPKPPPQAPDDLVAALKKDKAAQATFDGFPPGCKREYIEWIVEAKREDTRAKRLAQAVEWMAEGKRRNWKYENC; translated from the coding sequence ATGGCCCGCGACCCACGCATCGACGCCTACATCGAACGCGCCGCGCCGTTCGCGCAGCCGATCCTGACCCGCGTGCGCGAACTGGTGCACGAGGCCTGCCCGCAGGTCGAGGAAACCATCAAGTGGGGCATGCCGACCTTCGTGCATGCCGGCGGCATCCTGTGCGGGATGGCGGCGTTCAAGCAGCACGCCTCGTTCGGGTTCTGGAAGCATGCGCTGGTGGTGGGCGACGGCTCGCCGCGCGATGGCATGGGCAGCTACGGCAAGATGGTCACGATCAAGGACCTGCCGCCGAAGAAGACCCTGCTCGCGCATGTCAAGAAGGCGATGAAGCTCAACGAGGACGGGGTGAAGGCGCCGGTGCGCAAGTCTGCGCCGAAGCCACCGCCACAGGCGCCGGACGACCTCGTCGCCGCGTTGAAGAAGGACAAGGCCGCGCAGGCGACCTTCGATGGGTTCCCGCCCGGCTGCAAGCGCGAGTACATCGAGTGGATCGTCGAGGCCAAGCGCGAGGACACCCGCGCCAAGCGATTGGCGCAGGCGGTCGAGTGGATGGCCGAAGGCAAGCGCCGCAACTGGAAGTACGAGAACTGCTGA
- a CDS encoding endonuclease/exonuclease/phosphatase family protein has translation MYRRRALATGLLAMLLAAASAFAGCATIREPRAPSFGIVTFNLYHDKADWPKRRALIVDELRELQPDAIVLQEVLQHEALRNQADDLAAALGYSAYFISIDPGDRPRRYGNAILTRHPVLARDWTRLRPLEDSRTAGWARIDIGGHPLNVYVTHPNYQDDDSGRRMRAQQLADLQAFIARTAGAAPSIVAGDFNAGSGQPELAALEAGHDNAFDTLHGRADPRPTLNPHYFPDDARRIDHVYLQRGPLKPLEARIVLDREGAPGVWPSDHFGLYVRLAFAR, from the coding sequence GTGTACCGCCGCCGAGCGCTCGCCACCGGGTTGCTGGCGATGCTGTTGGCGGCGGCATCCGCGTTCGCCGGTTGCGCGACGATCCGGGAACCGCGCGCCCCGTCGTTCGGGATCGTCACCTTCAACCTGTACCACGACAAGGCGGACTGGCCGAAGCGCCGCGCCCTGATCGTCGACGAACTGCGCGAACTGCAACCCGACGCGATCGTGCTGCAGGAAGTCCTGCAGCACGAGGCCCTGCGCAACCAGGCCGACGACCTGGCCGCTGCGCTCGGCTATTCGGCGTACTTCATTTCGATCGACCCCGGCGACAGGCCGCGGCGCTACGGGAACGCGATCCTGACCCGGCATCCGGTGCTGGCCCGCGACTGGACGAGACTGCGACCGCTGGAGGATTCGCGCACCGCCGGCTGGGCACGCATCGACATCGGCGGGCATCCGCTCAATGTCTACGTCACCCACCCCAATTACCAGGACGACGACAGCGGACGACGCATGCGCGCGCAACAACTCGCCGACCTGCAGGCCTTCATCGCGCGCACCGCCGGCGCTGCGCCTTCGATCGTGGCCGGCGACTTCAATGCAGGTTCAGGCCAGCCCGAACTCGCCGCGCTGGAAGCCGGCCACGACAATGCGTTCGACACCCTGCATGGTCGCGCGGACCCGCGGCCGACCCTCAATCCGCATTACTTCCCGGACGATGCCCGCCGCATCGACCACGTGTACCTGCAACGCGGGCCGCTGAAGCCACTCGAAGCCCGCATCGTGCTGGATCGGGAAGGCGCGCCCGGCGTCTGGCCCAGCGACCACTTCGGCCTGTACGTGCGTCTCGCGTTCGCCCGCTGA
- a CDS encoding M14 family metallopeptidase: MRRALLAATLFACPLFAAAPSASAASAALATTAERSGFRQTGRYDEVIALCDGFQSAYPQAVRCFSFGTTPEGRPMKAMAVSTSGALDAKAAQARGLPVLLAQGGIHAGEIDGKDAGFWLVRDLLQGKVGKGLLDKAVLLFVPVFNADGHENFRAWNRPNQRGPEQMGFRVTAQRYNLNRDYVKADSAEMQAMLGLVNQWDPLAMLDLHVTDGAKFQHDISITGEPTNSGDMALREAGNGLKDGIIAKLATQGSKPVGFYPSFVEDDNPASGFVHGVSTPRFSNGYFPLRNRIGILVETHSWRTYPERVKATYNAVLDALELVAANGPRWLQLAHDADARAARLGGQPIPLDYKATDQVRSIDFLGYAYTRTPSEISGATMTRYDERKPQVWKIPLRDEIVPGNSIVAPMGGYLVPRQYAVAVAKHLLAHGIGFRVLSAPLRDSKAQAFIADSAQFSPASVEGHQRVSLAGKWTPQAAEVAAGSLYVPIAQANARLLVNILEPTATDSMAAWGDFNNAFERKEYMEGYVAEEQARLMLAKDPALKAEFEKKLKDDADFASNPAARLDFFYRRHPAWDAGSNRYPVLRTDTVLD; encoded by the coding sequence ATGCGCCGCGCCTTGCTTGCCGCCACCTTGTTCGCCTGCCCGCTGTTCGCCGCAGCGCCGTCCGCCTCCGCCGCCAGCGCGGCCTTGGCCACCACCGCCGAACGCAGCGGCTTCAGGCAGACCGGCCGCTACGACGAGGTGATCGCGCTCTGCGATGGCTTCCAGTCGGCCTACCCGCAGGCAGTGCGCTGCTTCAGCTTCGGCACCACCCCCGAGGGCCGGCCGATGAAGGCGATGGCCGTGTCCACCAGCGGCGCGCTGGACGCGAAGGCGGCGCAGGCGCGCGGCCTGCCGGTGCTGCTGGCGCAGGGCGGCATCCACGCCGGCGAGATCGACGGCAAGGATGCGGGCTTCTGGCTGGTCCGCGACCTGCTGCAGGGCAAGGTCGGCAAGGGGCTGCTCGACAAGGCCGTGCTGCTGTTCGTGCCGGTGTTCAATGCCGACGGCCACGAGAATTTCCGCGCCTGGAACCGCCCCAACCAGCGCGGCCCCGAGCAGATGGGTTTCCGCGTGACCGCGCAGCGCTACAACCTCAACCGCGACTACGTGAAGGCCGACAGCGCCGAGATGCAGGCGATGCTCGGCCTGGTCAACCAGTGGGATCCGCTGGCGATGCTGGACCTGCACGTGACCGACGGCGCCAAGTTCCAGCACGACATCTCGATCACCGGCGAGCCCACCAATTCCGGCGACATGGCCCTGCGCGAGGCCGGCAACGGCCTGAAGGACGGCATCATCGCCAAGCTGGCGACGCAAGGTTCCAAGCCGGTCGGGTTCTACCCGAGCTTCGTCGAGGACGACAATCCGGCCTCCGGCTTCGTCCACGGCGTGAGCACGCCGCGCTTCTCCAACGGCTATTTCCCGCTGCGCAACCGCATCGGCATCCTGGTCGAGACCCATTCCTGGCGCACCTATCCGGAGCGGGTGAAGGCCACTTACAACGCCGTGCTCGACGCGCTGGAACTGGTCGCGGCGAACGGCCCGCGTTGGCTGCAGCTCGCGCACGACGCGGACGCGCGCGCGGCCAGGCTCGGCGGCCAGCCGATACCGCTGGACTACAAGGCCACCGACCAGGTGCGCAGCATCGACTTCCTCGGCTACGCCTACACCCGCACGCCCTCGGAGATCTCCGGCGCGACGATGACCCGCTACGACGAGCGCAAGCCGCAGGTGTGGAAGATCCCGCTGCGCGACGAGATCGTGCCGGGCAACAGCATCGTCGCGCCGATGGGCGGTTATCTGGTGCCGCGGCAGTACGCGGTCGCGGTGGCCAAGCACCTGCTGGCGCACGGCATCGGCTTCCGCGTGCTGAGCGCGCCGCTGCGCGACAGCAAGGCGCAGGCGTTCATCGCCGACAGCGCGCAGTTCTCGCCGGCATCGGTCGAAGGCCACCAACGGGTCAGCCTGGCGGGCAAGTGGACGCCGCAGGCGGCGGAGGTCGCCGCGGGCTCCCTGTACGTGCCGATCGCGCAGGCGAATGCGCGGCTGCTGGTCAACATCCTGGAGCCGACCGCCACCGACTCGATGGCGGCCTGGGGCGATTTCAACAACGCCTTCGAGCGCAAGGAATACATGGAGGGCTACGTCGCGGAAGAGCAGGCGCGGTTGATGCTGGCGAAAGACCCCGCGCTGAAAGCCGAATTCGAAAAGAAGCTGAAGGACGACGCCGACTTCGCCAGCAACCCCGCTGCCCGCCTCGATTTCTTCTATCGACGCCACCCGGCATGGGACGCGGGCAGCAACCGCTACCCGGTGCTGCGCACCGATACCGTGCTGGACTAA
- a CDS encoding glutathione S-transferase family protein produces the protein MDTTLYYAPGAASLLVHWLLIELDVPHRLQLVDTAAKAQKSPEYLALNPNGVVPTLVIDGRPQYEAAALALMLAERHPDDRLAPLPDDTRRADYLQWMFNLANMVQPLFRQWWYPGEPAGEANADVLRAHCAPRIEAEWQRIDDHLAAHGPYLLGDEPSVADFYLTMLMRWSRNMPKPATEWPQLAALAQRMKARPSFKLLYEREGLSEWA, from the coding sequence ATGGACACGACCCTCTACTACGCCCCCGGCGCCGCCAGCCTGCTCGTGCACTGGTTGCTGATCGAACTGGATGTGCCGCACCGGCTGCAGTTGGTCGATACCGCGGCGAAGGCGCAGAAATCGCCGGAGTATCTCGCGCTGAACCCGAACGGCGTGGTGCCCACGCTGGTGATCGACGGCAGGCCGCAATACGAAGCCGCGGCGCTGGCATTGATGCTGGCGGAGCGCCACCCGGACGATCGCCTGGCGCCGTTGCCGGACGATACGCGGCGTGCCGATTACCTGCAGTGGATGTTCAACCTGGCCAACATGGTGCAGCCGCTGTTCCGCCAATGGTGGTATCCGGGCGAGCCGGCCGGCGAGGCGAATGCCGATGTCCTGCGCGCGCATTGCGCGCCGCGCATCGAGGCGGAGTGGCAACGCATCGACGACCACCTCGCGGCGCATGGCCCGTACCTGCTGGGCGACGAACCGAGCGTCGCCGATTTCTACCTGACCATGCTGATGCGCTGGTCGCGCAACATGCCGAAGCCGGCCACCGAATGGCCGCAGCTGGCGGCGCTGGCGCAACGCATGAAGGCGCGGCCCTCGTTCAAGCTCCTGTATGAACGCGAAGGGCTGAGCGAATGGGCCTGA
- a CDS encoding MFS transporter: MTQTTVADPNARLPRQIPYIIGNEACERFSFYGMRNILVQFLVSSVILAYVPEAERQGVAKDVFHSFVIGVYFFPLLGGWLSDRYFGKYNTVLWFSLVYCAGHACLALFEGNRTGFYTGLFLIALGSGGIKPLVVSFCGDQFTTANKHLAKIVFDAFYWTINFGSFFASLLMPLFLRNFGPAVAFGIPGILMFIATLVFWLGRKQYVRVPPTRGEDPDSFFNVARTALTTQVAGQGRPGLLVAGTGVVLAAAMLLCWALHAWFGINLPFWPEDFHFVISACLALGALIAFGGIGVSMQLERARGRHPDAAVDGVRAVLRILIVFALTTPFWSLFDQKASTWVIQGKDMIVPHEAWWWPSWLVKEAGQMQALNPLLIMLLIPFNNLVLYPALRRIGWEPTALRRMGFGIAFAGIAWVIAGLIQLKIDSGAQTSLALQTWPYLLLTFGEVLVSATALEFAYSQATQSMKGVIMAFWYLTSTFGSLWVLLTNVAVRNEAVTARIAATGYSENAFLMFFFAVFAFAAALAFAAYARTYPMQDNYRTA, encoded by the coding sequence ATGACCCAGACCACGGTGGCCGATCCGAACGCGCGCCTGCCCCGGCAGATCCCCTACATCATCGGCAACGAAGCCTGCGAGCGCTTCAGCTTCTACGGGATGCGCAACATTCTGGTGCAGTTCCTGGTCAGCAGCGTGATCCTGGCCTACGTGCCGGAGGCCGAACGCCAGGGCGTGGCCAAGGACGTGTTCCACAGCTTTGTGATCGGCGTGTATTTCTTCCCGCTGCTCGGCGGCTGGCTGTCGGACCGCTATTTCGGCAAGTACAACACGGTGCTGTGGTTCTCGCTGGTCTACTGCGCGGGCCATGCCTGCCTGGCGCTGTTCGAAGGCAATCGCACCGGCTTCTACACCGGCCTGTTCCTGATCGCCTTGGGCAGCGGCGGCATCAAGCCCCTGGTGGTGAGTTTCTGCGGCGACCAGTTCACCACCGCCAACAAGCACCTCGCCAAGATCGTGTTCGACGCGTTCTACTGGACGATCAACTTCGGCAGCTTCTTCGCCTCGCTGCTGATGCCGCTGTTCCTGCGCAACTTCGGGCCGGCGGTGGCGTTCGGCATTCCCGGCATCCTGATGTTCATCGCCACACTGGTGTTCTGGCTGGGCCGCAAGCAGTACGTGCGGGTGCCGCCGACCCGCGGCGAGGATCCGGATTCGTTCTTCAACGTGGCGCGCACCGCACTGACCACGCAGGTCGCGGGGCAGGGCAGGCCGGGACTGTTGGTGGCGGGCACGGGCGTCGTGCTCGCGGCGGCGATGCTGCTGTGCTGGGCGCTGCATGCGTGGTTCGGGATCAACCTGCCGTTCTGGCCGGAGGATTTCCATTTCGTGATCAGCGCCTGCCTGGCGCTGGGCGCGCTGATCGCGTTCGGCGGCATCGGCGTGTCGATGCAGCTGGAACGCGCGCGCGGCCGGCATCCGGACGCGGCGGTGGATGGCGTGCGCGCGGTGCTGCGGATCCTGATCGTGTTCGCGCTGACCACGCCGTTCTGGTCGCTGTTCGACCAGAAGGCCAGCACCTGGGTGATCCAGGGCAAGGACATGATCGTGCCGCACGAGGCCTGGTGGTGGCCGAGCTGGCTGGTCAAGGAAGCCGGGCAGATGCAGGCGCTGAACCCGCTGCTGATCATGCTGCTGATCCCGTTCAACAACCTCGTGCTGTACCCAGCGTTGCGCCGGATCGGCTGGGAGCCGACCGCGCTGCGGCGGATGGGCTTCGGCATCGCCTTCGCCGGCATCGCCTGGGTCATCGCCGGCCTGATCCAGCTCAAGATCGACAGCGGTGCGCAGACCTCGCTGGCGTTGCAGACCTGGCCCTACCTGCTGCTGACCTTCGGCGAGGTGCTGGTGTCCGCCACTGCGCTGGAATTCGCCTACAGCCAGGCCACGCAATCGATGAAGGGCGTGATCATGGCCTTCTGGTACCTGACCAGTACCTTCGGCAGCCTGTGGGTGCTGCTGACCAACGTCGCCGTGCGCAACGAGGCGGTGACCGCGCGGATCGCCGCCACCGGCTACAGCGAGAACGCGTTCCTGATGTTCTTCTTCGCGGTCTTCGCCTTCGCCGCGGCCTTGGCATTCGCCGCCTATGCCCGCACCTATCCGATGCAGGACAACTACCGGACCGCCTGA
- a CDS encoding rhomboid family intramembrane serine protease, with protein MTFSLTIVIVAITVLVSWRAFNDRALLERLILWPPAVERRKQYDRLLTHGFIHADWMHLAFNMITLWSFGTAVERVFSGWITPIGYVLFYLSAIVVAILPTYLRHRRDANYRSLGASGGVSAVLFAFILFDPWSKLVIFPIPVPIPAFLFALLYVGYSIWMDRRGGDNVNHSAHLWGAAYGVLFTLLMEPRVFGHFTQSLFHSGSP; from the coding sequence ATGACCTTCTCGCTGACCATCGTGATCGTCGCCATCACCGTGCTGGTGTCGTGGCGCGCCTTCAACGACCGCGCCCTGCTGGAGCGGTTGATCCTGTGGCCGCCGGCGGTGGAACGGCGCAAGCAATACGACCGCCTGCTCACCCACGGGTTCATCCACGCCGACTGGATGCACCTGGCGTTCAACATGATCACCCTGTGGTCGTTCGGCACGGCGGTGGAGCGGGTGTTCTCGGGGTGGATCACCCCGATCGGCTATGTGCTGTTCTACCTATCGGCGATCGTGGTGGCGATCCTGCCGACCTACCTTCGCCATCGCAGGGACGCGAACTACCGCAGCCTGGGCGCCTCCGGCGGGGTCTCCGCGGTGCTGTTCGCGTTCATCCTGTTCGATCCGTGGTCGAAGCTGGTCATCTTCCCGATCCCGGTGCCGATCCCCGCATTCCTGTTCGCCTTGCTGTACGTCGGTTACAGCATCTGGATGGACCGCCGTGGCGGCGACAACGTCAACCACAGCGCGCACCTGTGGGGCGCGGCCTACGGCGTGCTGTTCACGCTGCTGATGGAACCGCGGGTTTTCGGCCACTTCACGCAAAGCTTGTTCCACTCGGGATCCCCATGA
- a CDS encoding GNAT family N-acetyltransferase — protein MSEIRHDAAHHRFVTEVDGHLAYVEYVPGDNAIAITHTIVPAAIGGRGIAGNLVRAALLHARNEGLKVEPLCSYADAWMRRHPEFDALRA, from the coding sequence ATGTCCGAGATCCGCCATGACGCGGCCCATCACCGCTTCGTCACCGAGGTGGACGGCCACCTCGCCTACGTGGAATACGTGCCGGGCGACAACGCCATCGCCATCACCCATACCATCGTCCCGGCCGCGATCGGTGGCCGCGGCATCGCCGGGAACCTGGTGCGCGCGGCCCTGCTGCACGCCCGCAACGAGGGGCTGAAGGTCGAGCCGCTGTGCTCCTACGCGGACGCGTGGATGCGCCGCCATCCGGAATTCGACGCCTTGCGCGCCTGA
- a CDS encoding pseudouridine synthase, translating to MRLNRHIADSGFCSRREADRLIAEGRVTVNGIRARIGAELGEGDEVRVDGNALAVRTAAKGQRRHVYIALNKPVGITSTTDSAVKGNIVDFVDHQQRIFPVGRLDKDSEGLILLTSNGDIVNRILRAENKLEKEYLVAVNHPVTPEFLRGMSRGVPVHGQLTLPCKTGKLGSQGFRIVLTQGLNRQIRLMAAHFGFRVKQLLRVRIGNVKLGRLKPGQWRNLTDAELRGLLPEQADW from the coding sequence ATGCGCCTGAACCGACACATCGCCGATAGCGGCTTCTGCTCCCGCCGCGAGGCCGACCGCCTGATCGCGGAGGGCCGGGTGACCGTGAACGGCATCCGCGCCCGCATCGGCGCCGAACTGGGCGAGGGCGACGAGGTCCGCGTCGACGGCAATGCACTGGCGGTGCGGACGGCGGCCAAGGGCCAGCGCCGGCACGTGTACATCGCGCTGAACAAGCCGGTGGGGATCACCTCCACCACCGATTCCGCGGTGAAGGGCAACATCGTCGATTTCGTCGACCACCAGCAGCGGATCTTCCCGGTCGGCCGGCTGGACAAGGATTCGGAAGGGCTGATCCTGCTGACCAGCAACGGCGACATCGTCAACCGCATCCTGCGCGCCGAGAACAAGCTGGAGAAGGAATACCTGGTCGCGGTGAACCACCCGGTGACCCCGGAATTCCTGCGCGGGATGAGCCGCGGGGTGCCGGTCCACGGCCAGCTCACCTTGCCGTGCAAGACCGGCAAGCTGGGCAGCCAGGGGTTCCGGATCGTGCTGACCCAGGGCCTGAACCGGCAGATCCGGCTGATGGCGGCCCATTTCGGCTTCCGGGTGAAGCAGCTGCTGCGGGTGCGGATCGGCAACGTCAAGCTCGGCCGCCTCAAGCCCGGCCAGTGGCGCAACCTGACCGACGCCGAGCTGCGCGGCCTGCTGCCGGAGCAGGCGGACTGGTAG
- a CDS encoding cold-shock protein, whose protein sequence is MSDRQTGTVKWFNDAKGFGFITPESGPDVFVHFRSIQGTGFKSLQEGQKVSFKVVQGQKGLQADEVQAM, encoded by the coding sequence ATGTCGGATCGTCAGACCGGTACCGTCAAGTGGTTCAACGACGCCAAGGGCTTCGGCTTCATCACCCCGGAAAGCGGCCCGGACGTCTTCGTCCACTTCCGCTCGATCCAGGGCACCGGCTTCAAGTCCCTGCAGGAAGGCCAGAAGGTCTCCTTCAAGGTCGTGCAGGGCCAGAAGGGCCTGCAGGCCGACGAAGTGCAGGCGATGTAA